Proteins found in one Zea mays cultivar B73 chromosome 1, Zm-B73-REFERENCE-NAM-5.0, whole genome shotgun sequence genomic segment:
- the LOC103634881 gene encoding probable tRNA N6-adenosine threonylcarbamoyltransferase, whose protein sequence is MDVSFSGILSFIEAAAIEKLKNNECTPADLCYSLQETIFAMLVEITESAMAHCDSKDVLIVGGVGCNERLQEMMKIMCSERGGRLFATDDRYCIDNGAMIAYTGLLAYAHGMTTPLEESTFTQRFRTDEVHAIWREKEMPVLNNTHSDAIAEVSIDEASMATPIVIDY, encoded by the exons ATGGATGTGTCATTTAGTGGCATATTGAGCTTTATTGAAGCTGCGGCGATTGAAAAGCTTAAAAATAATGAGTGCACACCTGCGGACCTATGCTACTCATTGCAG GAAACTATCTTTGCCATGCTTGTCGAAATTACTGAAAGTGCCATGGCACACTGTGATTCAAAGGACGTTCTTATTGTTGGTGGCGTCGGTTGCAACGAACGTTTACAGGAGATGATGAAGATTATGTGCTCAGAAAGAGGGGGTAGGCTGTTTGCAACTGATGACCGCTATTGTATAGACAATGGGGCAATGATTGCATATACTGGTTTACTGGCATATGCACATGGCATGACCACTCCCCTTGAGGAGTCGACATTTACACAAAGATTCCGAACTGATGAAGTTCATGCAATTTGGAGAGAGAAGGAGATGCCGGTGCTAAATAACACCCATTCAGATGCAATTGCTGAAGTTTCTATAGATGAAGCCTCCATGGCGACACCAATCGTTATAGATTACTGA
- the LOC103644651 gene encoding calcium-dependent protein kinase 20 yields the protein MNKFKKHALRVIAEHLSVEEAADIKDMFEKMDLNKDQMLNFDELKLGLHKFGHQIPDADVQILMEAADADGNGSLDYGEFVTLSVHLRKIGNDEHLHKAFAYFDRNQSGYIEIDELRESLADDLGQNHEEVINAIIRDVDTDKDGKISYDEFAAMMKAGTDWRKASRQYSRERFTSLSLKLQKDGSLQMESTQ from the exons ATGAACAAGTTCAAGAAGCATGCACTTAGG GTCATAGCTGAGCATCTTTCAGTAGAAGAGGCTGCTGACATAAAGGATATGTTTGAGAAGATGGATCTTAACAAGGATCAAATGCTTAATTTCGATGAGCTGAAGCTTGGTCTGCATAAATTTGGTCACCAAATCCCTGATGCAGATGTTCAAATACTAATGGAAGCT GCGGATGCTGATGGAAACGGGTCCTTGGATTATGGAGAATTTGTTACACTATCTGTTCATCTAAGAAAGATTGGAAATGATGAGCATCTTCATAAGGCATTTGCATACTTTGACCGGAATCAGAGTGGTTATATTGAAATCGATGAACTCCGTGAGTCATTAGCTGATGATCTTGGACAGAATCATGAAGAGGTTATCAATGCAATTATCCGTGACGTAGACACCGATAAG GATGGCAAGATAAGCTACGATGAGTTTGCAGCGATGATGAAGGCCGGAACAGACTGGAGGAAAGCGTCGAGACAGTATTCGAGAGAGCGGTTCACCAGCCTGAGCCTTAAGCTGCAAAAGGATGGATCGTTGCAGATGGAGAGTACGCAGTAG